From the genome of Alicyclobacillus sp. SO9:
GTTTCAACTGTCCAGACGCAAAGCGAGAGCCTAGTGCTCAGCAAAATACGAAGGATAAGCCTGCTTCATCACTTTCATGTCGTCGTTTAAGCGGCGCAGATGTTTCGTCAGGATTGCGACCATCTGAGACTCATCCTTTTCTTTCAAAGCGTCGATGAGTTGTTGATGCTCGTCGGTTAGAGACCCTGCATTTTTCAGTTCTTTTAGGGTCAGGGATCTCACTCGATTGAGATGGGACCGCATCTGCGTAACGATTGAAATGAGAGTGTTGTTTCCGGTTACCCCCATTAAAAATCTATGAAAGACCTCATCGAGGCGAAGGAACTCCTCGAAATCCCCCTCTTCTTCCACTTGCCTCTGCAACTCTAAATTCATTTCCAAATCCCTAAGAAGTCTCTTACAACGAGGCTCGTCACTGCTCCAGCTTCGGACAACTCCCCGAATGGACCCTACCTCCAAAAGCTCTCGAACATACCGCGTGTCTTCCACTTTTCGTTCAGATATAAGAGCAATTTTCATTCCGCGTTGAGGAAGAACTTCAATTAACTCTTCGACAAGAAGAATGCGTACCGCCTCACGAACCGGTGTTCTGCTCATCTCCAGCATGCCCGCCAACTCAGATTCATAAATTGTCTGTCCCGGTTTCAGACGCAGTGTTAAAATAGAATCTCGAATAGATTCGTAGGCTTGCTCTGACAGGGTCTTTTTGCCGCTTGTGAACATCGTACTCATTTGCATAAGGGCGTTTTCCTTTCGGTGTCAGATATGACCGATGGTTTGACTAGAGTAATAATTACATTGTACTGAATACTTGTATACACCGCAAGTCATTCAGATACGGCCCAAAATATTGAACGAGTTTCGACAAACACTGTGACAATATCCCTCTATTCCGCAATTTTCGTTATTAGCATTGCTTTTCCGTATTGAAGGGCTGTACTATAGAAGAGAAAATTTTACACATACGGATAAAGGCACCCTTGGAGGAAACTCCAAGATACGCAAAGCCACGGAGCTACGGTACATCTTGTGCTATGCCCGCCGGGTTACCCATGTTAGCCGCCAAGGCCGACCACGTCCTGAACATGGGTGTGGTTTTTTTTATGCCAACAAAGTATCCAGCGGATGAGAGGAGATATGAAACTAGCAGATAAAGGAATACAGTTGCATGGAGGACTCTCATGCAGGTGGTAACACACAATTCCACTGTGAGTTGTGGTAACAGCCCCATTGCATCCAAAATGGGAGTACAACACAGGGTTCGGAGGATGATCTCGTGCATCATCAGTTTATTGAAGCTGCTTTACGGTCCCCTTTCTATCAGAAAAAACTAAATGGAATTTCACTGGATACATGGGCAGATATTCCGTTCACGGAAAAACACGAGTTGCGAGATGCAGACTCCTTCTCACTCCTCGGAACTGCAGTAGCCGACATCGCATCCTATCACGAGACCAGCGGCACTACCGGAAAACCTACTTCCAGTTGGTATAGTTTCCGAGATGTAGAGAATGAAAGCAAGCTGGTCAGCGAATCACACTTAGCTCTTCGGCGGGGAGACCTCTTGCTAAATCGGTTAACCTTCACTGTTGCCGTAGCCTCATTCATTGGCTTATGGGCTACACAGTATACAAAATGCGGACACATCAGTTTAGCCAAGTCTGATGTATCGACACCTGTGAGAGTTCTTGACGTCATCAAGCGAACGCAACCAACTGTGTTAATGGAAATCCCTTTTCAATTGGAAATCCTCGCTGGCGTCAAACAACGACTAGGATTCCAAACTCCGACTTCACTCAGGGCACTCCTTGCAGCCGGTGAACTGGTTTCTCCATCTCGACGCAAGTGGTTGCAGTCCCTTTGGAAGGTCCCCGTTTACAATCTTTTTGGCAGTACAGAGACAGGCGGTTTGGTAACATCGTGTCACCAAGGGCATTTTCACTTGGATAATCCTACTGTCTTATTCGAAGTCGTCGATGACGACGGCCAACCGCTTGGCTTTGAACAGAGAGGGCAATTGGTTCTCTCGACGCTTAGACAAGGAATGCCGCTGCTTCGTTTCGCCACCCATGACATTGTTGAGTTAAAACCCGCTGAGATTTGTACCTGCGGAAACTCCCATCCGGTACTCATCCATTATGGGAGACAGGAAGATGTAACTCGTATCGGAGGTCACTCCTGGACCCTGTACGACCTGCAAGAAATTGTATACAACTTACCGCGCATTCCAATGGCGTGGAAATTCGTCCTCAACAAGGAGTCAGTAGCGTTCCTCTATCAGCCCTTCGTGGAATGTGAATCTCAGTCTGAACAAGATGTACTTAGCGCTGAACTTAGTGCAAAACTGCAAGTTCCAGTGGCAGTTTCCTGTACAGAAATTGTGCCTCAAGCATCCTTGCTGCAACAATCCAACACAACGAAGTTTAAGTATGTGTCCGAGGTAACGGATGAAGAGTTCGCAGACAAGGCAATTTAAGTCACCCACTTTGAGACAATGGAGCGAGAACATGTTGACTTCTGGTAAAATACACAAGACACGTACGGCTCTACGGACAATTCGCAAACAACTTG
Proteins encoded in this window:
- a CDS encoding GntR family transcriptional regulator gives rise to the protein MQMSTMFTSGKKTLSEQAYESIRDSILTLRLKPGQTIYESELAGMLEMSRTPVREAVRILLVEELIEVLPQRGMKIALISERKVEDTRYVRELLEVGSIRGVVRSWSSDEPRCKRLLRDLEMNLELQRQVEEEGDFEEFLRLDEVFHRFLMGVTGNNTLISIVTQMRSHLNRVRSLTLKELKNAGSLTDEHQQLIDALKEKDESQMVAILTKHLRRLNDDMKVMKQAYPSYFAEH
- a CDS encoding phenylacetate--CoA ligase family protein encodes the protein MHHQFIEAALRSPFYQKKLNGISLDTWADIPFTEKHELRDADSFSLLGTAVADIASYHETSGTTGKPTSSWYSFRDVENESKLVSESHLALRRGDLLLNRLTFTVAVASFIGLWATQYTKCGHISLAKSDVSTPVRVLDVIKRTQPTVLMEIPFQLEILAGVKQRLGFQTPTSLRALLAAGELVSPSRRKWLQSLWKVPVYNLFGSTETGGLVTSCHQGHFHLDNPTVLFEVVDDDGQPLGFEQRGQLVLSTLRQGMPLLRFATHDIVELKPAEICTCGNSHPVLIHYGRQEDVTRIGGHSWTLYDLQEIVYNLPRIPMAWKFVLNKESVAFLYQPFVECESQSEQDVLSAELSAKLQVPVAVSCTEIVPQASLLQQSNTTKFKYVSEVTDEEFADKAI